The genome window GCGAACACGAAACCGAGCAACAATTCGGCCAACACCGAGCCGACGGTGATCACCAGGGTGTTGAATAAAGACTGCCACCAGGCCTCGGAATTCAAAACGCTGAGATAATTGTCGATACCGACAAACTGACGCTGCTCGGGGAAACGCAGGTCATAGCGAAACAGCGACAGCCACAGGGCATAGAGCATGGGGTAGGCGGTCACTACCAGCATGGCGATGAGCGCCGGCGCACACAGCTTCCAGGCCAGACGATGCTCGGCCGCCGCGCGCCGACTCACAACAGGCCCTCCGAGCGCAGCGCGCGCCCGACCGCCGCGCGCAGGCGCCCCACATCCCGCTCCGGATCGATGTCGCGCATGGGATGCAGGGTATGACTAATCGCCAGCGACACATCGGCGTACAACGGCGTTTTGGGACGCTGCACCGCATCCCGCAGGGTCTGGCGCAGCAGGTCGGCGAAAGGGAAGGTGCGGCGCACGTCGGCGTCTTCATACAAGGCGACGCTCGTGGGCGGCAAACCACCCAGAGTGGCGGCCAGGCGTTGGTTGGCCGTCGAGGTCAGGCAGGCAGCGGCCGCGAAGGCGAGTTCGGGATGACGACTGTGGGCGCCGATGCCCAGATTGATACCCCCGATTGTGACTCGGCTCAGCCGGCCTTCGATGACCGCTGGCCAGCGCGCCCAGGCCATGTGCTCGGCCACGCTGGGGGCATTGGCCCGGGCACTGGGCCAGACGAAGGTATAGTTGATAATGAAACTGGAATCGCCGGCCTCGAAACCGAGCCTGGCCTGATCTTCGCGCGCCGTAGCCAGCGACGCAGCGGCGGCCGGTGAGTTGGCAAGCCGGTGCATGATCTCCAGGGCGCGCCGCGTCGGCGCGGTTTCGAGCGCGACGGTTTCGCCTTCGGGCCCGAGTACCGATCCGCCCGCAGAAGCGAGCAATGAGACAAAAAATACCGTCAGACCTTCGTAGCGCGCACCCTGCGCCTGTATCGTCCCCTTGGCGCCGATGCGCTCGGCCATTTGAATCATTTCATCCCAGCTGGCCGGCGGCGCAGCGACGCGGTCGCTGCGATACCACAACAGCTGGGTGTTGGTGGTCAGGGGCGCGGCCCACAACTGTTGCTCGTAGCTCGCACTTTCGACGGCGCTGGCAAAGCGGCCCAAACGCGCGGCCCGTGCGGCCTCGTCCTGCCAGGGCAGTATCCAGCCCGCCTCGGCGAATTCGGCGGTCCAGATCACATCCATGCCGATGATATCGATATCCGCGTCGCCTGCTGCCAGTCGCCGCACCAATTGTTCGCGCTGTTGGTTGGCGTCGGTGGGCAGCGGCACCAGCTCGATGACATAACGCCCTTCAGCGGCGGCGCCACACTCCCGCGCCGCCTGCTGAAACGCCCCGGAGGGCTCGTCGAAGACATACCAACGCAGCCGCGGCGTATCGGCGTCCTGCTCGGAGCAGGCGGGCGCCGCCATCACGACGGCGGCTAAAATCAGTTGACCGATCGTCTGTCTTACCGTGCGCATGCTATTCCCCTGTGACCGTGAAGAGGCACGCATCAATCCGCGCATGTTCATTATAGGTTCCCACCGACCCGTAACCTTGAATTCTTTCGATGTCTGTTGTCGCGACAGCGTTTATTCCGACACTAGGAAACGCCAGCGCCGCGCAACAACATACAGTGCGAGCCATGACGCGCATAAACGTCGCCGGCGGACGCTAACTCCTCCATCCGTGTTAGCGCTATTGTTGTGTCGCTGCATAGCGGATCAGCACCAGGCTGCGAGGCTGAACCGGGTAGGAGCCTGCTATCGCCTCCTCGACTTCCGCCGCCTGGTCTTCGCGCGCCGTGTCTATCACCAGGGCGGGCTGGGCCAGGCTATCCAAGGACGGCAAGTTGTATTCCTGCGTCTCGCCCGTAGGGTTGAGAATTACCATAAAGGTATCATCCGGTTCTTGTTCACCCTCCTTGGTCAAGTGATATATCCCCGCCTCACCGCTCAGTAACATGGCGATCGGCTGCGCTTCGTGAACGTGCCAGTCTTGCCCCTGCATCTCCTCGCCGTCGGCCTTAAGCCAGCTGATATCCTTGTTCTCGGTACCAGGCGTTACCGCGCCATGAAAAAAGCGGTGACGGTGAAACACGATATGCGTTTGACGCAAGCGGGTGAGCAGCTGCGTCAACCTCAATAGGGCCTGGCCGTGCGCGTCTATATTCGACCAATCGAGCCAATTGATCTCGTTGTCCTGGCAATAGGCATTGTTGTTGCCCTGCTGGCTATGGCCGAATTCATCGCCACCACGCAACATGGGCAAGCCCTGGGAAAATAATAAGGTTGCCAGCAGATTGCGCTTCTGACGCTCACGCTGGCGGATGATCTCCGGGTCGTCCGTATCCCCCTCGACGCCGCAATTCCAACTAAAATTCTGATCGCTGCCGTCGCGATTATCTTCCTGATTGGCCTCGTTGTGCTTCTCGTTGTAGCTCACTAGATCATGCAGGGAAAAGCCGTCATGGGCGGTGACGAAGTTGACGCTAGCCCAAGGGCGGCGGCCGCGCCGATCGTAGATATCGCTGGAGCCGGTAATGCGCGACGCCAGTTCCGGCAACTGCCCCTCGTCGCCGCGCCAAAAGCGGCGTACGGTGTCGCGGTAACGGTCATTCCACTCCGACCAGCCGGGCGGGAATTGGCCGAGACGATACCCGTTATGACCCACATCCCAGGGTTCGGCAATCAGTCTGGTGGTGGACAACAAGGGGTCCTGGGCGACGGCATCGAGAAAGCTGGAGTGCTCGTTAAACTCCCCGTCCACCCGCGCCAGGGTGGTGGCGAGATCGAAACGGAAGCCGTCGACGCGCATCTCCTCCACCCAATAGCGTAATGAGTCGGTCACCATGCGCAGGGCATTGGCGTGGCGCAGTTCCAGCGCATTCCCGGTGCCCGTGTAGTCATGGTAATAGCGGGGCTGGTCCCCCAGCAGATTGTAATAGGAGAGATTGTCGATGCCGCGCAGTGACAAGGTGGGGCCCAAGTGATTGCCCTCGGCAGTATGATTGTAGACCACGTCGAGGATGACCTCGATATCGGCATCGTGCAACAGCTGGACGAAGGTCTTGAATTCATTGACACCCCCTTCGCCCAGGTATTGCGGATGGGGTGCAAAAAAGCCAAGGGGATTATAGCCCCAGTAATTGCTCAACCCCTTATCCACCAGCGCCCGCTCGTCGGCAAAGGCGTGCACGGGCAATAACTCCACCGCGGTGATGCCTAAATCCTGGAGATAGCGGACGATCTCATGATTGGCCAGACCGCCGAAGGTGCCACGCTCGGCGTCGGCGATATTGGGATGTCGCATGGTATAACCGCGCACATGCATCTCATAGGCGATGATCTCATGCCAAGGGCGCAGCAGGTTGCGATCCCGACCCCAGGTGAAGGCGGGGTCGATGACCCGACACTTGGGCATATAGGGCGCGCTGTCCCGTTCGTCGAAGGACAAATCTTCATCCTCGTCGCCCACGCGGTAGCCGAACAAGGCATCATGCCATTGCAACGCCCCGTGCAGACACTTGGCATAGGGATCGAGCAGCAACTTGTTGTGATTGAAACGGTGCCCCTGATCCGGCTCATAGGGCCCGTAGACGCGATAGCCATAGAGCTGTCCGACCCGCACATCGGGGAGATAGCCGTGCCAGACCTCGTTGGTGCACTCGGGCAATTCGATGCGTTCGACTTCCTTTTCGCCCTTGCTGTCAAACAGACACAGCTCGACGCGCTCGGCATGGGCCGAGAACAAGGCAAAATTTATCCCACTGCCGTCCCATGCCGCCCCCAAGGGAAAGGGCAAGCCGGGCCAAACACGCTGTTTCGCCATGGCGTAAAGACTCCTTAAATTTTAATGGGCGTACCAGACTCAATGGCAAAGCTTGGCAAAACGCCCGATGACACGCATTGAGATTTAGCAATACCCCCTCACGACCTAGATTAAGCCTCTGAATCGATTTGACGTATGTCAATGCATCCAGCCTATCGCCGGGCTAAGTTGCGTCTATCTAAGCTACTTTATCAGGGAGTCGGCTCATGGATTTATTGAACGGTATAGTGCCGCGAATCAACTGGCTATGGGTGCCAATGCTAGCCGTGTCTTGCCTGCCCTTGGCCGCATGGAGCGCCGAGAAGATACCTACTACTCCCCACCTCGATCAGCTGGCGCGCTGGCGCAACGCTTTGGCTTGCAGGGGCTGTGCATCGCGGGCTATCCCATGTACCGCGGCCTGAGTCGCCTGTTGGGCATGGAGGTGGCGGAAGTGCCCGACGACCTCGACGCGGCCTTTGACACCCTGCCACAACACTACTCCAAGCAGCAGCACGACCTTTATTTCCTGCATATCAAGGGCACAGACAAGCGCGGCGAAGACGCCGATTTTGACGCCAAGGTAGCCGTCATCGAGGCCCTGGATCAACGCCTGCCAGCGCTACTGGCGAATGAGGTCGGCGACGGCGACACTATGGATTTCAGGCCATGCGCTGCGAGCCCGGAGCGCCGCCGCGCTTGGACAACCCGGCCGTCAGCACCTGGCGCATGGCGTCTTCCACCGACATGTCTAAAGGCACCACCCGGTCGTGCGGCAGATAGACCGTATAGCCGCCGATCTGATAGCTCATGGGCAGATACACGGCGACCATGTGCTCCTTGTCCGGCAGACCCGGCATGTCCGTCAGGCGCTCACGGGTCAAAAATCCGATCAGATGCATATCCGCCACGGTTACCATGACCACCTGTTTGAGTTCACCGCGCTCCTTGGTGGCGGAAAAATAGTCCATGAAATCACGCAGCCCCCCGTAGATGGACTTGACCAGGGGAATCTTCTCCAGGATATATTCCCCCACTCGAAACAAGCGCTGCACCACCCAGGCATTGACCACCAGCCCGATGAAAAACAGCAAGACCAAGCCCGCCACCAGCCCCGCGCCGGGCAGGTAGTACTCTGCAGGCACCAGGGTGGTGATCACCGGCCGTAGCACGCGTTCGATGGAGATTCCCAGCCAATACAGGAGGTAGAGCGTTAGACCGATGGGAAGAACGGCCGCCAGCCCTTTCAACAGAATGTCCCACACATACCGCATACACATTTCTCCATTGCGGATAAAGTCGCTTAGGCTAGCATAGTCGATGCCCGCGACCTGCCATGAAGCTATTGCGCATTGACGTATTTCAATGAATATTGACGCGGCGCGGGCGAGCCTCGTACACAGCCCTAAATCAATCAGAACAAGGCGGAACCCACCCGCATGGATCGCAACCATTCTCAACCCTGCCTGGAGCTGAATCGCTTCGACGCTGCCGTGTTTGACCTCGACGGTATCATCACCCGCACTGCCGATCTGCACGCCGCGGCATGGAAGGCAATGTTCGACGATTATCTGAAGCAACGCAGCGGACCCGGGCAGTTCCGTCCCTTTGACAGGCACGGTGACTATCGCCGCTATGTGGACGGCAAACCCCGTTATGAAGGGGTGCGCAGTTTCCTTGAAAGCCGCGCGATTGAGCTGCCCGACGGCCGACCCGAGGACGGTCCGGACCAGGAGACGATCTACGGCCTGGGCCAGCGCAAGAACCGGCTGTTCCTGGACCTGCTGCGTCATCAAGGTGTCGAGGTCTACAGCTCCACTCTGCAATTCATTCGCCGTCTGCGTCAGGCCGGTCTGGGCATCGCGGTGGTCTCGTCCAGTCGCAACTGCGCGGCCGTACTTGAGGCGGCGGATGTCGCCGACCTGTTTGATGCCCGCGTCGACGGCAGAGACCTTCAGCGTGACGCGCTGGCCGGCAAACCCGCGCCCGACATGTTTCGGGAGGCCGCCCGGCGACTGGCCATAGCGCCGCACCGCTGCCTCGGCATCGAGGACGCCACCGCCGGGGTGGCGGCCGCCCATGCCGCCGGGTACGCCCATGTCATCGGCGTCGACCGGGCGGGTCAGGCCAAGGACCTGCGCGAGCACGGTGCCGACACGGTGGTTGAGGACCTGGGCGAGGTGGTGCTGTGCGCCGATCACAGCGACAAACCGCATCCCGCCCTGCCCTCGGCCCTGGACAGCCTGGACCGTATTGTTCCGGACGCAGACGGCGACGTGGCCCTGTTCCTCGACTTCGATGGCACGCTGACGCCCATCGTCTCGCAGCCGGACCAGGCCGCGCTGAGCACGACCATGCGCACCACCCTCCAACACCTTGCCGGCCTATGCGAGCTGGCGGTAATCAGCGGCCGTGATCTGGCCGACGTGCGCCGACGCATGGGCATCGAGGGTATCTGGTATGCGGGCAGCCATGGCTTCGAACTTACCGGTCCCGGCGGTCAGCACGACGAATATCAGGAAGGCGGCGCCTACCTGCCCAAACTGGATCAGGCGCAGCGCCAGCTGAACGATCAGATAGGCGACATCCAGGGCTGTCTGGTGGAGCGCAAGCGTTTCGCCATCGCCGTCCATTACCGCCAGGTGGATAATGATGACGCGGTTAACGAGATAAAGCAGACTGTCAAACAGATTCACAGCGCCGTCGAAGGCCTGCGGCTCAGTACCGGCAAAATGATCCTGGAGCTGCGCCCCGACATCGATTGGGACAAGGGCAAGGCCCTGCACTGGTTGATGCAGATGATGGATCTGGACCCGGCGCGCTTCCGGCCCATTTACCTGGGCGATGACGTCACCGATGAAGATGCCTTTCGTGAGATCAAAGGAGAAGGCGTCGGCATCCTGGTCGCACCCGCCGACCAGCCCACCCGCGCCCGCTACCGTTTGGCCGACGTGGATGCCGTACAAACCTTCCTGCAGCGCTTTGGCCAGCGCCTGGAATCGCAATCGAAATGAGCGACTGGACCCTGGATTATGACGGCTTCGAGCCGGGGCAGGAGGCCTTGCGCGAGGCCTTGTGCACCCTGGGCAACGGCTATTTTGCCTGGCGCGGGGCCGCGCCTGAATCCCGGGCCGACGAGGTGCACTATCCGGGCACCTATATCGCCGGATGCTATAACCGCCTGCGCACCGAGATCGTCGGCGAGACCATCGAAAACGAAAGCCTGGTCAATGTCCCCAACGGCTTGGTGTTGCAGTGGCGCATCGACGACGGCGATTGGGTTCGACTCGCCGACGTCGACATCCTAGAGTACCGCCAGCAGTTGATGATCAAACACGGCATACTCAAGCGCAGCCTGCGCTATTGCGATCCGCAGGGTCGTCTCACCCGCATCGAACAACAACGCCTGGTCTCCTTGGACTCGCCTCACCTCGCGATTCTCAGCACCGTGATTCACGCTGAAAACTGGGCCGATACCATCGAGATCCGTAGCGCCCTGGACGGCCGGGTGTTAAACGCCGGCGTGGCGCGTTACAAGGACTTGAACAAGCAGCACCTGCGTAGCGTGAACAGCGAGACACTCGACCCCGACAGCTTCGCCCTGACGGTGGCAACCACGCAGTCGCATATACGGATTGCTCAAGCCGTGCGCACGCGCTTGTGGCGCGGTGACACACGCATCACGCCCGCACCGGACATCGAACGCCGGGACGGCTACATCGCCCATCGCTATCACCTCGAACTCGATCCCGAACGAGCGCTCAGGATCGACAAGCTCATCGCCCTCTATACCTCGCGTGATCACGCCATTAGCGAGACGGGGCTGGAGGCGCGCAAGGCGGTGTCCGTCGACCAGGACTATGATGAACTGGCGGCAAGGCATATCACCCTGTGGAAGCAGCTATGGCAGCGCTTTGATGTCGATATACTCCATGACGATCCGCGCGTGGAGTCCCGCACCAAACAGGTGCTGCGCCTGCATATCTTGCACTTGCTGCAGACCACCTCCCCCCATGTCATGGATTTGGACGTGGGCGTGCCCGCACGCGGTCTGCACGGCGAGGCCTATCGCGGTCATATCTTCTGGGACGAGCTGTTCGTCTTTCCCCTGTTCAACCTGCGCATGCCCGAGATCACCCGTGCCCTGCTGCGCTATCGCCATCGTCGCCTGGGGGAAGCGCGCGCGGCGGCCCGAAGGGCCGGGTATCAAGGCGCCATGTACCCCTGGCAAAGCGGCAGCAATGGTCGAGAAGAGAGTCAACATCTGCACCTGAACCCGAAGTCGGGCAACTGGATCCCGGACAACTCCCATCTGCAGCGTCATATCAACGCCGCCATCGCCTATAACGTCTGGCAGTATTATCAAGTGACCTGCGATGTTGAGTTTCTGTCCTGCTACGGTGCCGAAATGATCCTGGAGATCGCCCGCTTCTGGGCCAGCCTGGCCTCCTATAATGACTCCCTGGAGCGCTATGAGATTCACGCTGTCATGGGGCCGGACGAATATCATGATGCCTACCCGGGCAGCGAACAGCCCGGCGTGAACAACAACGCCTATACCAACGTGATGGCCGCGTGGGTGCTACTGCGCGCCTTGGAGATGCGCGACATCTTACCCAGCCAACGCTTCGCTGAACTGTGTCAGGCGCTGAACCTCGCCAGCGAGGAATTGGCGCACTGGGAGCAGGTGAGCCGGCGCATGTATATCCCGTTTCATGATGACGGCATCATCAGCCAGTTCGACGGCTATGACCAATTGGCGGCGTTCGACTGGGAGGGCTATCGCAGGAAATACGGCGACATACAGCGGCTGGACCGCATCCTGGAGGCCGAAGACGATACGCCAAACCGCTATCAGGTCTCTAAACAGGCGGACGTCTTGATGCTGTTTTACCTGTTCTCCGCCGAAGAACTGGGGGCGTTGTTCTCACGCCTGGGCTACCCCTTCGAATATGAGACCATCCCGCGCAATATCGACTATTACGTGCAGCGCACCTGCCACGGCTCCACCCTCAGCCGGGTGGTCCATGCCTGGGTGCTGGCGCGGGCCGACCGCCCGGGGGCCTGGCCCCTGTTTATGCAGGCCTTGGAGAGCGACGTGGCCGACGTCCAGGGCGGCACAACCCCGGAGGGCATCCACTGCGGCGCCATGGCCGGCACCGTCGACCTGGTCCAACGTTGCTTCACCGGCATCGAGACCCGCGGGGATGTGCTTTGGCTAAATCCACGCCTGCCCGAAGGACTCAAGCGCTTGACGCTCAACATTCGCTATCGCCAACAGATCTTGGAACTGTGGATCAGCCCCACCGCCCTGCGCATCAGTGCCGATCCGACCACCGGGCAGACGATCAAGCTGGGAATCGGTACGCAGATTCACCGGCTGCGCCCGGGCGAGTTGCGTGAATTCCAGTTGTGAAGCGGTCGCCGGTGATCACTCCTGAGCGACATAGCGCAATTTGCGGCTGTCGAACGTATAGGTATGTCCGCTGCCCTGCTTGGTCAGGATTTGACTGCGCTTGAACAGGGCCAGGGTGCGACTCACGCTTTCCGCCGTCACGCCCAGGATGTCCGCCATTTCATGCACCGTCAATAATTCCACCACACCGGCTGCCGCGCTGCGTTCGAATCTGGACAGGAACTCGATCAGCCGTGCCACCCGTGGCTTGATGCCACCGGTGGAGAACTCGGCGATCCAACGGTCCGCCTCGACCAGGTGGGCATAGACCTGGGTCAATATTTCCGCGAACTGGGCCGGCTCCTGACACCTGAGCAGGCGTAGCTTTTCCAGGGAGACGAACTGGGCATCCACATCCTCCACGGCCACGGCGGTGTGCTCGTAGGGCTGGCCAAGGATGCTTTCCAGCCCGATCCAATGATCGGGCGAATGCAGGCGTATGATGCGCGCCCGGCCATTGGGGAGATAGCTGAGCAACTTCACCATACCCGCACGAATCCGATAGACGCCTGCGGCCGTGCCACCCTCCCGATACAGAACGTCTTTGGCGCAAAACTGTTTTGCGCGACAGTCCGCAATCAAAGATGTTG of Candidatus Tenderia electrophaga contains these proteins:
- a CDS encoding ABC transporter substrate-binding protein, which codes for MRGLMRASSRSQGNSMRTVRQTIGQLILAAVVMAAPACSEQDADTPRLRWYVFDEPSGAFQQAARECGAAAEGRYVIELVPLPTDANQQREQLVRRLAAGDADIDIIGMDVIWTAEFAEAGWILPWQDEAARAARLGRFASAVESASYEQQLWAAPLTTNTQLLWYRSDRVAAPPASWDEMIQMAERIGAKGTIQAQGARYEGLTVFFVSLLASAGGSVLGPEGETVALETAPTRRALEIMHRLANSPAAAASLATAREDQARLGFEAGDSSFIINYTFVWPSARANAPSVAEHMAWARWPAVIEGRLSRVTIGGINLGIGAHSRHPELAFAAAACLTSTANQRLAATLGGLPPTSVALYEDADVRRTFPFADLLRQTLRDAVQRPKTPLYADVSLAISHTLHPMRDIDPERDVGRLRAAVGRALRSEGLL
- a CDS encoding glycogen debranching protein; this translates as MAKQRVWPGLPFPLGAAWDGSGINFALFSAHAERVELCLFDSKGEKEVERIELPECTNEVWHGYLPDVRVGQLYGYRVYGPYEPDQGHRFNHNKLLLDPYAKCLHGALQWHDALFGYRVGDEDEDLSFDERDSAPYMPKCRVIDPAFTWGRDRNLLRPWHEIIAYEMHVRGYTMRHPNIADAERGTFGGLANHEIVRYLQDLGITAVELLPVHAFADERALVDKGLSNYWGYNPLGFFAPHPQYLGEGGVNEFKTFVQLLHDADIEVILDVVYNHTAEGNHLGPTLSLRGIDNLSYYNLLGDQPRYYHDYTGTGNALELRHANALRMVTDSLRYWVEEMRVDGFRFDLATTLARVDGEFNEHSSFLDAVAQDPLLSTTRLIAEPWDVGHNGYRLGQFPPGWSEWNDRYRDTVRRFWRGDEGQLPELASRITGSSDIYDRRGRRPWASVNFVTAHDGFSLHDLVSYNEKHNEANQEDNRDGSDQNFSWNCGVEGDTDDPEIIRQRERQKRNLLATLLFSQGLPMLRGGDEFGHSQQGNNNAYCQDNEINWLDWSNIDAHGQALLRLTQLLTRLRQTHIVFHRHRFFHGAVTPGTENKDISWLKADGEEMQGQDWHVHEAQPIAMLLSGEAGIYHLTKEGEQEPDDTFMVILNPTGETQEYNLPSLDSLAQPALVIDTAREDQAAEVEEAIAGSYPVQPRSLVLIRYAATQQ
- a CDS encoding trehalose 6-phosphate phosphorylase, giving the protein MSDWTLDYDGFEPGQEALREALCTLGNGYFAWRGAAPESRADEVHYPGTYIAGCYNRLRTEIVGETIENESLVNVPNGLVLQWRIDDGDWVRLADVDILEYRQQLMIKHGILKRSLRYCDPQGRLTRIEQQRLVSLDSPHLAILSTVIHAENWADTIEIRSALDGRVLNAGVARYKDLNKQHLRSVNSETLDPDSFALTVATTQSHIRIAQAVRTRLWRGDTRITPAPDIERRDGYIAHRYHLELDPERALRIDKLIALYTSRDHAISETGLEARKAVSVDQDYDELAARHITLWKQLWQRFDVDILHDDPRVESRTKQVLRLHILHLLQTTSPHVMDLDVGVPARGLHGEAYRGHIFWDELFVFPLFNLRMPEITRALLRYRHRRLGEARAAARRAGYQGAMYPWQSGSNGREESQHLHLNPKSGNWIPDNSHLQRHINAAIAYNVWQYYQVTCDVEFLSCYGAEMILEIARFWASLASYNDSLERYEIHAVMGPDEYHDAYPGSEQPGVNNNAYTNVMAAWVLLRALEMRDILPSQRFAELCQALNLASEELAHWEQVSRRMYIPFHDDGIISQFDGYDQLAAFDWEGYRRKYGDIQRLDRILEAEDDTPNRYQVSKQADVLMLFYLFSAEELGALFSRLGYPFEYETIPRNIDYYVQRTCHGSTLSRVVHAWVLARADRPGAWPLFMQALESDVADVQGGTTPEGIHCGAMAGTVDLVQRCFTGIETRGDVLWLNPRLPEGLKRLTLNIRYRQQILELWISPTALRISADPTTGQTIKLGIGTQIHRLRPGELREFQL